Proteins from a single region of Haloterrigena alkaliphila:
- the ftsY gene encoding signal recognition particle-docking protein FtsY, producing MFDNLKDKLGSFRKDAEEAAEENVEDVDEDDLEAAELEDAEAADADGAADASEAAAPTDAEAEVTTDDATAEPDAPDTTGEPVDDGVDEPASDREAETAATETPEPTETAEVSAEAEADAGTEPASSPAGVEAETSSTDEPSAAEPATEPESDPEAESEAESGLDLKGMIERGSEADESTDTADTDEPAGPVETDEPADAEAAETADAAAAEDDADESSTGFGAKARSLVKGKFVIEEEDLEGPLHELEMALLSSDVEMGVAEEILDNIRDELVGETRTFTTSTGEVVEEALRDAIYDVISVGQFDFDERVADADKPVTIVFTGVNGVGKTTSIAKLSRYFERQGYSTVMANGDTYRAGANEQIQEHADALGTKCISHEQGGDPAAVLYDAVEYAEANDIDVVLGDTAGRLHTNEGLMDQLEKIDRVVGPDMTLFVDEAVAGQDAVNRAREFDEAAEIDGAILTKADADSNGGAAISVAHVTGKPILFLGVGQGYDDIERFDPDEMLDRLLEEE from the coding sequence ATGTTTGACAACCTGAAGGACAAGCTCGGGAGCTTCCGGAAAGACGCCGAAGAGGCCGCCGAAGAGAACGTCGAGGACGTCGACGAGGACGACCTCGAGGCGGCGGAACTCGAGGACGCCGAGGCGGCCGACGCCGACGGTGCGGCCGACGCCAGCGAGGCGGCGGCGCCGACCGACGCCGAAGCCGAGGTGACGACCGACGACGCGACGGCCGAACCCGACGCTCCTGATACTACCGGTGAACCGGTCGACGACGGCGTCGACGAGCCAGCGAGCGACCGCGAGGCCGAGACGGCGGCGACCGAGACGCCGGAGCCGACCGAGACGGCGGAGGTCAGCGCCGAGGCGGAGGCCGACGCCGGGACGGAACCCGCGTCGTCCCCTGCAGGAGTCGAGGCCGAGACGTCGTCGACGGACGAGCCGTCGGCCGCGGAGCCGGCGACCGAACCCGAATCGGACCCCGAAGCCGAGTCCGAGGCGGAATCCGGACTCGACCTCAAGGGGATGATCGAACGGGGCAGCGAAGCCGACGAGTCGACGGACACGGCCGATACGGACGAGCCGGCCGGTCCAGTCGAGACGGACGAACCGGCGGACGCCGAGGCAGCCGAGACGGCCGACGCTGCGGCGGCCGAGGACGACGCCGACGAGAGCTCGACCGGCTTCGGTGCCAAAGCGCGCTCGCTCGTCAAGGGGAAGTTCGTCATCGAAGAGGAGGACCTCGAGGGCCCGCTCCACGAACTCGAGATGGCGTTGCTCTCGAGCGACGTGGAGATGGGGGTCGCCGAGGAGATCCTCGACAACATCCGCGACGAACTGGTCGGCGAGACGCGGACCTTCACGACGTCGACCGGCGAGGTCGTCGAGGAGGCCCTGCGCGACGCCATCTACGACGTGATCAGCGTCGGCCAGTTCGACTTCGACGAGCGCGTCGCCGACGCGGACAAGCCGGTCACCATCGTCTTCACGGGTGTCAACGGCGTCGGGAAGACCACCTCGATCGCCAAACTGAGCCGTTACTTCGAACGGCAGGGCTACTCGACGGTGATGGCCAACGGCGACACCTACCGCGCCGGCGCCAACGAGCAGATCCAGGAGCACGCCGACGCCCTGGGAACGAAGTGCATCAGCCACGAACAGGGTGGCGACCCCGCGGCGGTACTCTACGACGCCGTCGAGTACGCCGAGGCCAACGACATCGACGTCGTGCTGGGCGACACCGCCGGTCGCCTTCACACGAACGAGGGACTGATGGATCAACTCGAGAAGATCGACCGGGTCGTCGGTCCCGACATGACGCTGTTCGTCGACGAGGCGGTCGCGGGCCAGGACGCGGTCAACCGCGCCCGCGAGTTCGACGAGGCCGCCGAGATCGACGGCGCGATCCTGACGAAAGCCGACGCCGACTCCAACGGCGGTGCGGCGATCTCGGTCGCTCACGTCACCGGGAAGCCGATCCTCTTCCTCGGCGTCGGGCAGGGGTACGACGACATCGAGCGGTTCGATCCCGACGAGATGCTCGACCGACTGCTCGAGGAGGAGTAG
- a CDS encoding nitrite/sulfite reductase codes for MNTTEQYKQNKHPLDVIDDVYDYAEDELSFEEIEERAGGGEWERLKWAGMYAQKQEGYFMIRTKVPGGKLTPEQAEVIGEVTDDLAVAPDEYGGAEQNELWGDAYLDITTRQDIQKHWIRVEDVPEMWERYDEVGLTTVQGCGDSARNVLGCPAAGLDDHECFNAQPVIDAVSEFFTNNREYANLPRKFKITITGCAHDCAQSQINDVGLVPAKKEINGEHLYGFHARVGGGLSDGPRMGSELDVFIRPEDAVEFCRAVAQTFKELGDRNNRGVCRMRYLVEQMGPEKFEEAIRDRCTVDLPTGGENLTVGYQGDHVGVHEQKQDGLNYVGFNVIAGRTGGDEFAAAARAAEKYGTEDASVRLATDQNFLITHIPDENVDDLLAEPFAQEYSPDPGPFSRGAVGCTGNEFCNYAIIETKKRTKRWARELDERIDVPDDIEAIRMHMSGCSASCAQPQIADIGFRGETVKVDDENSTNAEGDNIVEGMDFGLGGSLGADNEFLDWVENAVPAHAVIPALEQLFEAYSEGREGGEKFYEWCRRVDNERLRQIMQGADAPVARGVAHGD; via the coding sequence ATGAACACGACGGAACAGTACAAGCAGAACAAGCACCCGCTCGACGTGATCGACGACGTCTACGACTACGCCGAGGACGAACTCTCCTTCGAGGAGATCGAGGAGCGCGCCGGCGGCGGCGAGTGGGAGCGCCTGAAGTGGGCCGGGATGTACGCCCAGAAGCAGGAGGGCTACTTCATGATCCGGACCAAGGTCCCGGGCGGGAAGCTCACCCCCGAACAGGCCGAGGTCATCGGCGAGGTCACGGACGACCTCGCCGTCGCGCCCGACGAGTACGGCGGCGCGGAGCAGAACGAACTCTGGGGAGACGCCTACCTCGACATCACGACCCGACAGGACATCCAGAAACACTGGATCCGCGTCGAAGACGTTCCCGAGATGTGGGAGCGCTACGACGAGGTCGGCCTGACGACGGTCCAGGGCTGCGGTGACTCGGCCCGGAACGTGCTGGGCTGTCCCGCCGCCGGACTCGACGACCACGAGTGTTTCAACGCCCAGCCGGTCATCGACGCCGTCTCCGAGTTCTTCACGAACAACCGCGAGTACGCCAACCTCCCGCGGAAGTTCAAGATCACGATCACCGGCTGCGCTCACGACTGCGCGCAGTCCCAGATCAACGACGTCGGACTGGTTCCCGCGAAGAAGGAGATAAACGGCGAGCACCTCTACGGCTTCCACGCTCGCGTCGGCGGCGGCCTCTCCGACGGGCCGCGGATGGGCTCCGAACTGGACGTCTTCATCAGGCCCGAGGACGCCGTCGAGTTCTGTCGCGCCGTCGCCCAGACGTTCAAGGAACTGGGCGACCGCAACAACCGCGGCGTCTGCCGCATGCGATACCTCGTCGAACAGATGGGCCCCGAGAAGTTCGAGGAGGCCATCCGCGACCGCTGTACCGTCGACCTGCCGACCGGCGGCGAGAACCTGACCGTCGGCTACCAGGGCGACCACGTCGGCGTTCACGAGCAGAAACAGGACGGGCTCAACTACGTCGGCTTCAACGTGATCGCCGGCCGCACGGGCGGCGACGAGTTCGCCGCGGCCGCCCGCGCCGCCGAGAAGTACGGCACCGAGGACGCCTCCGTGCGCCTCGCGACCGATCAGAACTTCCTCATCACCCACATTCCCGACGAGAACGTCGACGACCTGCTCGCGGAGCCGTTCGCACAGGAGTACAGCCCCGATCCGGGGCCGTTCTCCCGCGGCGCGGTCGGCTGCACGGGCAACGAGTTCTGTAACTACGCGATCATCGAGACGAAGAAGCGCACCAAGCGCTGGGCTCGCGAACTCGACGAGCGCATCGACGTCCCCGACGACATCGAGGCCATCCGGATGCACATGTCCGGCTGTTCCGCGTCGTGCGCCCAGCCCCAGATCGCGGACATCGGCTTCCGCGGCGAGACCGTCAAGGTCGACGACGAGAACAGCACCAACGCGGAGGGCGACAACATCGTCGAGGGCATGGACTTCGGACTCGGCGGCTCGCTCGGCGCGGACAACGAGTTCCTCGACTGGGTCGAGAACGCTGTCCCCGCCCACGCCGTGATCCCCGCCCTCGAGCAGCTGTTCGAGGCCTACAGCGAGGGCCGCGAGGGCGGCGAGAAGTTCTACGAGTGGTGTCGCCGCGTCGACAACGAGCGACTCCGACAGATCATGCAAGGAGCCGACGCGCCGGTCGCGCGAGGTGTTGCTCATGGGGACTAA
- a CDS encoding Coenzyme F420 hydrogenase/dehydrogenase, beta subunit C-terminal domain — protein MGTNGSNDPDERVFPTVPESNTDDDEAVMFPETGDAAPRSREGTEHARDGAIATDGGANDDSCSPDTCTCGEKTAEPTAESAGDKRVATDGAGAANVDEMGELGELEFTEPAENVSQDVYGDAPDTRVGVPEGVNLETPEYSIRSRMNDIETPDEKTWFMELDEAVIDEGRCIQCGTCVAACPSDSIGVGDDDLPELVKMCTGCSLCWDFCPRGGLRYERQWKITGGEDNVKGAGDPITEFSAKVEDDWTDGAQDGGVVTGILATLLEEGEIDGALVATESEEEEWKAESYLATTTEELIANAGTVYNQTLALGNLDLKQWEHKLPDKDWDDLSLALVGTPCEIEGIRALQDFEWDYQAQNEGIRAVDYTISLMCTKNFNYYSLMGEQLEEKRGISPEEIGKMDVLHGKMMVYGHDGEMILEEDVENFHDAALKGCDECADFTGFCSDITVGSVGSADDYSSVIIRTEQGMKAWDLTEPNLDYHDLEDKSAVGKLQGWDKKKAFESLERPFDPDAPRFIDYTDHAENYGTALNPHDQGH, from the coding sequence ATGGGGACTAACGGCTCCAACGATCCCGATGAGCGCGTCTTCCCGACCGTCCCCGAGTCGAACACGGACGACGACGAAGCGGTCATGTTCCCCGAAACGGGCGACGCCGCGCCGCGCTCGCGCGAGGGAACGGAGCACGCTCGAGACGGCGCCATCGCGACGGACGGCGGCGCTAACGACGACAGCTGCTCGCCCGACACCTGCACCTGCGGCGAGAAGACGGCCGAGCCGACCGCCGAATCGGCCGGCGATAAGCGCGTCGCCACCGACGGAGCGGGCGCCGCCAACGTCGACGAGATGGGCGAACTCGGCGAGCTCGAGTTCACCGAGCCCGCGGAGAACGTCAGCCAGGACGTCTACGGCGACGCGCCGGACACCCGCGTCGGGGTTCCGGAGGGTGTCAATCTCGAGACGCCGGAGTACTCGATCCGGTCGCGGATGAACGACATCGAGACGCCCGACGAGAAGACCTGGTTCATGGAACTGGACGAGGCGGTCATCGACGAGGGCCGCTGTATCCAGTGTGGGACCTGCGTCGCCGCCTGTCCCTCGGACTCGATCGGCGTCGGCGACGACGACCTGCCGGAACTGGTCAAGATGTGTACCGGCTGTTCGCTCTGTTGGGACTTCTGTCCCCGCGGCGGCCTGCGCTACGAGCGCCAGTGGAAGATCACCGGCGGCGAGGACAACGTCAAGGGCGCCGGCGACCCGATCACGGAGTTCTCCGCGAAGGTCGAGGACGACTGGACCGACGGCGCCCAGGACGGCGGCGTCGTCACCGGTATCCTCGCGACGCTGCTCGAGGAGGGCGAGATCGACGGCGCGCTCGTCGCCACCGAGAGCGAGGAAGAGGAGTGGAAGGCAGAGAGCTACCTCGCGACCACGACCGAGGAACTCATCGCGAACGCCGGCACCGTCTACAACCAGACGCTCGCGCTGGGCAACCTCGACCTGAAACAGTGGGAGCACAAGCTCCCCGACAAGGACTGGGACGACCTCTCGCTCGCGCTGGTCGGCACGCCCTGCGAGATCGAGGGCATCCGCGCCCTGCAGGACTTCGAGTGGGACTACCAGGCCCAGAACGAGGGCATCCGCGCGGTGGACTACACCATCTCGCTGATGTGTACGAAGAACTTCAACTACTACAGCCTCATGGGCGAGCAGTTGGAGGAAAAGCGGGGCATCTCGCCCGAGGAGATCGGCAAGATGGACGTCCTCCACGGCAAGATGATGGTCTACGGCCACGACGGCGAGATGATCCTCGAGGAGGACGTCGAGAACTTCCACGACGCCGCGCTGAAGGGCTGTGACGAGTGTGCCGACTTCACCGGCTTCTGTTCGGACATCACCGTCGGCTCCGTCGGCTCGGCCGACGACTACTCGAGCGTCATCATCCGGACCGAGCAGGGGATGAAGGCGTGGGACCTCACCGAGCCGAACCTCGACTACCACGACTTGGAGGACAAGTCCGCGGTCGGCAAACTGCAGGGCTGGGACAAGAAGAAGGCCTTCGAGAGCCTCGAGCGTCCCTTCGACCCCGACGCGCCGCGCTTCATCGACTACACCGACCACGCCGAGAACTACGGCACGGCGCTGAACCCCCACGACCAGGGCCACTAG
- a CDS encoding phosphatase PAP2 family protein, protein MSRGIGALPAIQELVPEWAVLLVALVTQLGDVWFLTLLVAVVYWVRPDDREDAAVVVGLMLAGFSLITALKYAFALPRPGQPLAELETLGPLARSLYEATGTADGYGFPSGHAVLTTVVYGALAGRLSVGTARQRALGAATVVALVAASRVALGVHYLVDVVAGIAVGLAFLFVANRLTARYPTDRLTVAFSLAITLAIVALVVSGGTIDAVLLLAASFAAFGGLELRRRVRDRTSV, encoded by the coding sequence ATGTCCAGGGGCATCGGCGCGTTGCCGGCGATTCAGGAGCTCGTCCCCGAGTGGGCGGTGCTGCTGGTCGCCCTCGTGACCCAGCTGGGAGACGTCTGGTTCCTGACCCTCCTCGTCGCGGTCGTCTACTGGGTTCGGCCCGACGACCGCGAGGACGCCGCCGTCGTCGTCGGGCTGATGCTGGCCGGGTTCTCGCTGATCACCGCCCTGAAGTACGCCTTCGCCCTGCCTCGTCCCGGCCAGCCGCTCGCGGAACTCGAGACGCTGGGACCGCTGGCCCGGTCGCTGTACGAGGCGACGGGGACGGCCGACGGCTACGGCTTCCCGAGCGGACACGCCGTCCTGACGACGGTCGTCTACGGCGCGCTCGCCGGGCGACTTTCGGTCGGGACGGCCCGCCAGCGCGCGCTGGGCGCGGCGACCGTCGTCGCGCTCGTCGCCGCCTCGAGGGTCGCACTGGGCGTTCACTACCTCGTCGACGTCGTGGCCGGAATCGCCGTCGGACTGGCGTTCCTGTTCGTCGCGAACCGGCTGACGGCGCGCTACCCTACCGACCGGCTCACGGTCGCGTTCTCGCTGGCGATCACCCTCGCGATCGTCGCGCTCGTCGTCAGCGGCGGGACGATAGACGCCGTGTTGCTGCTCGCCGCCTCGTTCGCCGCGTTCGGGGGGCTCGAGCTCCGACGGCGCGTTCGCGACCGGACGTCGGTCTAG
- a CDS encoding AEC family transporter: MADLVGIFASAIGPIVAIAGVGYVLATVKEIDPEPLNTAVVYVLAPALVFHSLAVTRLAAATLARVAVGIVAFTAAMWAVAELVGRATGEREPALSALVLVAIFTNSGNLGIPVSDFAFGEVGRQTAVLFLSVQSVLMYTLGVYVASRSSGSAGLEGVRRVFYIPLAYAVVAALAARALDLVPSADTAAMETLQLVGDASIPLMLLILGIQLARTDTASAVSRAWPATALKMGVAPVVGLGIALLVGFENPTVARVFVLETAMPAAVTPLILVIEFAGSARSEGVLVSEYVSTCVFLTTLLSIPVLTVLIAILQSGAVL; encoded by the coding sequence ATGGCCGATCTGGTCGGCATCTTCGCCTCGGCGATCGGCCCGATCGTCGCGATCGCGGGGGTCGGCTACGTGCTGGCGACCGTCAAGGAGATCGATCCGGAACCGCTGAACACGGCCGTCGTCTACGTGCTGGCGCCCGCGCTGGTGTTTCACAGCCTCGCGGTGACGCGACTCGCGGCGGCGACGCTCGCGCGGGTGGCTGTCGGCATCGTCGCCTTCACGGCCGCGATGTGGGCGGTCGCCGAACTCGTCGGGCGCGCCACCGGCGAGCGCGAGCCCGCACTGAGCGCGCTGGTGTTGGTCGCGATCTTCACCAACTCGGGGAACCTCGGGATCCCCGTCTCCGACTTCGCGTTCGGCGAGGTCGGCCGCCAGACGGCCGTCCTCTTCCTCTCGGTCCAGTCCGTGCTGATGTACACCCTCGGCGTCTACGTCGCCTCCCGGAGCAGCGGCTCCGCCGGCCTCGAGGGCGTCCGACGGGTGTTCTACATCCCGCTGGCCTACGCCGTCGTCGCCGCACTGGCCGCGCGGGCGCTAGATCTGGTCCCGTCCGCGGACACGGCGGCGATGGAGACGCTGCAACTCGTCGGCGACGCCTCGATCCCGCTGATGTTGCTCATCCTCGGAATTCAACTCGCGCGAACCGACACCGCGTCGGCGGTCTCCCGCGCCTGGCCCGCGACGGCGCTCAAGATGGGAGTCGCCCCCGTCGTCGGACTCGGAATCGCGCTCCTCGTGGGCTTCGAGAATCCGACCGTCGCGCGCGTGTTCGTCCTCGAGACCGCGATGCCCGCCGCGGTGACGCCGCTGATCCTCGTCATCGAGTTCGCCGGCAGCGCGCGCTCCGAGGGAGTGCTCGTCTCCGAGTACGTCTCGACGTGCGTCTTTCTCACGACGCTGCTTTCGATCCCGGTGCTCACCGTCCTGATCGCGATCCTGCAGTCGGGTGCGGTGCTCTGA